In the genome of Dyadobacter fermentans DSM 18053, the window CGGTGTTTACGGCAAAAACTAATCTTCCCAAACTGCCCATTCGAACCGCAACCGAAGCCCCCGGATGTTCCGTGAATACGTGCATTCCCTAGCGTTCACAACCCGGAATTTGAGGTGAGAGCCGCTTCTGGCATGGCTTTTGAGGCCTTTTGGGCATATTATGGAAAGTTTATCTCAGTCAGTCAGTACAGGGAGACTCATCATAGTCGCTTACCGGTTACCTTTCAAGGTTGTCCGGGACGGTGATGTTTCCCGCCTATTTCAAAATTCCGGCGGTCTGGTATCGGCGGTGCTTTCGCTGGTGAAAGATCAGGAAAGTCAGGCCTTCGACGCCCATCAGAAAATCCAGTGGATCGGTTTTTCCGAGAACACGCCCGAAGAGCTAGAAGGGCAGTCCATGGAAAATGAAAATTTCCACGCTCACCCGGTTTTCATCCCCGCCGACCTCAACGAAAATTATTATGAAGGCTTCTGTAACAACCTGATATGGCCGCTGTGCCATTACTTCCCGTCGCTCGCGCAGTTTCACGATGTGTACTTCGCCGCCTATCAGGAAGCGCACCAGCTCTTCTTCGAAAAGGTGAAGGAAGTGATCCGCCCCGGAGATGTGGTTTGGGTGCAGGACTACCAGCTCATGCTCCTGCCGCAGATGATCCGGAGCGCTTTTCCCGAGAATAAAATCGGCTTCTTTTTTCACATTCCTTTTCCTTCGTTCGAGATTTTCAGGCTGCTGCCCGTGACGTGGCGGAAGGCGATTGTCGACGGCATTCTCGGCGCCGATGTGGTGGGTTTTCATACCAACGATTATGTGGAGTATTTCCTGAAAGCGGCGAGACTTGTCTCCGAATTGGGGAATAAATTGCATTACATCAACCTCGGCAACCGGATCGTGAAAGTGGATTCTTTTCCGATCAGCATCGACTTCGATAAATTCAACGACGCCTACGACGATCCCGATGTAACCGCGGCGCGTTCCGACGCCCGGCAGTCGCTCAAAGAGAAGATCATTTTTTCCGTCGACCGCCTCGATTATTCCAAAGGCATCATCCACCGCTTGCAGGGCTACCAGCGCTTCCTCGAACAAAATCCCGAATGGCATGAAAAAGTGTCGTTTGTGATGGTGGTGGTTCCCTCGCGCGACACCATTGAACAATACCAGCAAATGAAGTCGGATATAGACCAGACGGTCGGCAAAATCAGCGCCGATTACGGGACTATTTCCTGGCAGCCGATTGTATACCAATATCGATCGATGCCGTATCATGAACTCGTAGGCATGTACACTGCAAGCGATGTGGCGCTCATTACGCCCGTGCGCGACGGTATGAACCTCGTGTGCAAGGAGTATGTAGCCAGCAGGCAGGATGGTCGCGGCGTGCTGATACTCAGTGAAATGGCCGGGGCTGCCGCCGAGTTGGGCGAAGCGCTGATCATTAATCCACTTGACAGGCAGGATATCGCCGACGCGATCAAGACGGCCTTTGAAATGCCCGACGACGAACAAAACAAAAGAATGGAGGCCATGCGCGAGCGGATCAGAGATTACGACGTATTTGCATGGACCAGTGACTTTTTTACCCAAATGACAATGCTTGAACTAGAACACGACCGCCTGCGCCAGGTTTTCCTGAACAACAAGGGAATCGACGCGATACGGCACGCTTACCAATCGTCCAACAACAGAATCCTCTTTTTCGACTACGACGGCACGCTCGCACCGATCGTGCCCGACCCGGCTCAGGCCATCATGAGCGAGGACATGAAGAAACTGCTCAACGACATTGCGAAACGCGATACCGTGGTGATCGTAAGCGGCCGCGACCGCAACTTTCTCGGCAAGTTGTTCAGTGATCTGCCGGTTCACATGATCGCCGAACACGGCGCGTTGGTGAAAGCCAAGGATTCGGACGAATGGCAGCTGAATGAGGGTTACGAAGAAAACTGGAAGGACGGCATTCGTCCGATGATGCAGATCTACGCAAAACGCTGCCCCGGCGCATTTGTGGAAGAAAAAGAGACTTCGCTGGCGTGGCATTACCGCACCGCCGACGACAAGGAATATGCCAGCCGGCGCGCGCAGGAGCTGCTCTGGCAACTCAAAAATTACATTCAGCCCGAACTCAATTTGCAGGTAATCGACGGTAATAAGGTGGTGGAAGTTAAAAAGACCGCATTCAACAAAGGAACGGCTACCCGCACATTTGTTGAGTCCGGCGACTATGATTTCGTACTGGCTATCGGTGACGATACCACCGACGAGGACATGTTCGAAGCGCTGCCCGAAACGTCGTTTACCGTCAAAATCGGCGACGACCTGTCGGCTGCGCGGAACCACATCCGCAGCCAGGACGAAGTGTTTCATTTCCTTCATTTTATGGTATCGTCGGTAGGCGAGTAGGAGGGGCTTTCGTATTTTAGCGGTTCTATGGAAGAATCGCTAAAATTGCTTGAATCTGTCGTACGTGCCATTTATCCGCTCGACGAAGCTGATTGGAAGGCCTTGTCGGCCATTTGGAAACCGTTTGAAGCGCGGCGCAAGGAAATCATCACGGCGGCCGGAGAAACGGAGCGATACCTGTACTTCGTAACCGACGGCGTGCAGCGCATTTACTACCTCGACGACCAGGACCGCGAAGCGACCATAGCATTTACCTACCGGCCATCATTCGGAGGCATTATCGATTCGGTGCTGATGGAAGTGCCGTCGCGCTACTATTACGAAACGCTCACGCCCTCGCGTTTCATCCGGACACCTTACAGCGATTTCCGCGATGTGGCCATGCAGCGGCCGGCTATCGAGCGAATGCTGCGTGCCGGCATGACGCAGACATTGTCGGGCATTCTCGAACGGTTGGTGGAAGTTCAATGCTTTTCATCGGAAGAAAAGTTCAAAAACCTGCTCAAACGCAGTCCGCACATCCTCCAACTTGTCCCGCACAAATACCTAGCGAATTACCTGGGCATCGACGCGACCAATTTCAGCAAGCTGTTGAATAAGGTGCGGATTTGAAAATGTTGGTTTTTACCAAACATTTCCAGCGCCCGGTTGAGCACTTTTGCATGGTCAAAACAATCGGACACCCATGAAAAAGGTAAACAAGAACGAATTGCTCCAAAGGCTCGACGACCAGGTCGAGCGACATATCGCCGACGCCGTCGCATTGTTTCAAAATCAAAGCGACGAATTCCTTAACCGGCCCTCGGCCACAGGCGGTTGGAGCATTGCCCAATGCCTCGACCATCTCAATAGCTACGGACATTATTATTTGCCCAAAATGCGCGACATGATGAGAGCCGCCGCTCATTCCGGCAAGCCGGATTTCACCAGCACGCGCATCGGCGCCTACTTCACGAAAATGATGGACCCCGAAACGGGGAAACGCAAATTCAAGGCATTCAAAGGGCATATCCCGCATTCGACGCTCGATAGCGCGGAGGTGGTGGCCGAATTTGTCCGCCAGCAGGAGGAACTGCTGCTGCTGTTGCGAGAGGGCACCCGTAAAGATCTGGACGCAATCCGCATCCCGATATCGATCCTGCCGATCATCCGCATGAAAATCGGCGACGTGTTCCAGTTCATCGTCGCCCACAACGAGCGGCATATGCAGCAGGCAAAGCGAAACCTGGTTCCCCAGAGCATTTATTAGCCAGAAATACATCCATGAAAATGGCCGGTGCGGAATTGCTCCGGCCATTTTGCGTACAAAAAAAGCAGTCGCCGGAAAACCGGGACTGCTTGTGCAAAGGGATAGCCGTTAAACGATCAGCAAGTGTTTAGGACAGTGACACGCGGTTTGTCTCATTCATATTTTCGAGTTTGACAAAGTGACAAACATAACCCGCTGAACGCAATGCCAGCTGGATGCGGGTGAAATCGGATAGCTCGGACGTCAGGGTGAGTAAAAACTCCTGAAAATCGTAGGCCCAGTGCTTTACATTCAATTGTTTGAGGCAGTCGTGCAGCTTTTGCAGGGACTTGGTTGCCTTGATATTCGTTCGGAAAAAGATTTTATATGTATTCCCCATTGTTCGTTACGTGAAATTAATGCTCGGTTGTTACCGATTGATTCAGATCGTTGATTTAATAATTCAAAGCTACCACTTATTTAAAATGATTCCAAATAAGTGCACCGGATATTTTTTGTCAAAAAACAAAAAAGCTTCGCAACCATGTTTAAAGTTGCGAAGCTTTTTTGGGAACTCCGATTAGTGCTATATTAAGAATTTATTAGATTTTACAAATCCTGCAAAATGCCGCACAATAATGGCGTCAGGCCCAGTTCTTTTCCAGAAAATCGACCCAGTTGCGCCACATGATGCGCTCGATATCGCTTTCGGAATAGCCGCGCTGGGCGAGTAGGGCAGGGATGGTCTGCAAATCGGCAATCGAGTCGAGATCGCCGGGCGACTGTTCCTTACCATATGCGCCATCGAGGTCGGAACCAATGCCGACGTGCTGCGCATTGCCGGCGATCTGGCAAATGTGATCGATGTGCTGCACAATGTGCTCGATTTTCAGCCCCGTATTCTCCGGCGTCGATTTTCCGCGGACCCAGCCGGGTATCATCATCCAGGCATCGAACGCCATCCCGATCACGGCGCCCCGGTCGAGCAGGACTTTCACCATATCGTCGGAAAACTGGCGGTTATGCGGCGTCACGGCGCGAACGAGGTTATGGCTCGCCCAAACCGGCCCGCGGTACAGGTCCATGGCTTCCCAAAATGCTGTGTCGCACAAGTGGGTAGCATCCAGGATCATGTCGAGCTGGTCCATTTCGCGGAGCAGATCTTTGCCTGTGCCGGTGAGCGGCGCGTCCGAATCAGTCCCGTATGCGTACACGCCCGGTCCGTAATGCGCCGGTCCGATCGCCCGCAAGCCGTAGCCGTACGCGGTTTCCAGGTTTCTGAGGCTCACAAACGAGTCGGCGCCTTCCAGGCTTAGAATGTAGCCAATGGGCAATCCTTCGGTGCTTTCGGCATTTTGCCACAAATGGAGGTGTTCACGAAGGCCGGCCAATCCGGTGATCTGCACCATTTCGCCGGCTTCTTCCATGGCTTTGTACCAGGCCACCTGCGCCTGCGTGATCGCCCACGCCTGCGCCTGCGAGTGCCAGCCGGGGATTTTGCTGTCGGGCTTAATGTAACGGCCGATCTGCGTGGCGACGCAAAGGCCGATATTACCTTTCCGCATTTCAGGAAAGCTCACAACCCCTTTGCCGCGGTCGGGCTTGTCGGTGAGGTGCTTCTCCCGTTCGCGGATCGAATACAAATCTTGTGTCAGGTCCCGGTTCCATTCCACGGCATTCATGGAAAGGTCAAGGTGAGCGTCGAAGAGGAACATGGGTTGAATGATTGAATGATTGAATGATTGAATGAGCCGCTGTGGAATGGGGAATGATTGAATGACTGAATAAAATTTAAATAGAAACTATTCATTCAATCATTCAATCATTCGGTCATTCAAAATTAAACAGTTATGCGCCTGCTTCGCGCGGTGATTTTCCATTCGCCGGTCACGTTGCCGTTTTCGATGACGGTTGCGAAATCGTGTAGGGCTACGGTGGGGCAAATGTGGTAGGGTAGTGCGTAAAAGACATCGCCGATGCGGATCGATTCCCATGCTTCGCTGGTCACTTCCAATACACCGTGCTCTTCGCTTTGGCTGAGCAGCGTGTAGTTGCTGAGGTTAAGCAGCCGCAGGCGGTTTTCGATCGGGTTTTCGGCGGAAATTGCCTTGTGGCCGAGGTCGATAGTAATCACGCCGGCCGCTGGTTTGGAAATGACCCGGGTGAGGATCAAAGCGGCGTGCTCGAACGGCTGGCCATCGAAGCGATCACCGTAACCCCAGTCCCAGAGTACATTCGTGCCCGGGCTGAGATAAACGCCGGGCCGCAGGGCATGGACTGTGAACGAAGGCGATCCGCCCACGATGATCATCGGCTCGTACCCGCATTCGGTTTCGATGCGGTCGAGGAGCGGGAGCACGCGCTCGTACGCCTCGTCGGCCGCCGCCTTGCGATCGGAAAATTCGGGATTGCGGATATGACCGTCGTAGATGTGCACGCCGCCGAATGCCA includes:
- a CDS encoding bifunctional alpha,alpha-trehalose-phosphate synthase (UDP-forming)/trehalose-phosphatase produces the protein MESLSQSVSTGRLIIVAYRLPFKVVRDGDVSRLFQNSGGLVSAVLSLVKDQESQAFDAHQKIQWIGFSENTPEELEGQSMENENFHAHPVFIPADLNENYYEGFCNNLIWPLCHYFPSLAQFHDVYFAAYQEAHQLFFEKVKEVIRPGDVVWVQDYQLMLLPQMIRSAFPENKIGFFFHIPFPSFEIFRLLPVTWRKAIVDGILGADVVGFHTNDYVEYFLKAARLVSELGNKLHYINLGNRIVKVDSFPISIDFDKFNDAYDDPDVTAARSDARQSLKEKIIFSVDRLDYSKGIIHRLQGYQRFLEQNPEWHEKVSFVMVVVPSRDTIEQYQQMKSDIDQTVGKISADYGTISWQPIVYQYRSMPYHELVGMYTASDVALITPVRDGMNLVCKEYVASRQDGRGVLILSEMAGAAAELGEALIINPLDRQDIADAIKTAFEMPDDEQNKRMEAMRERIRDYDVFAWTSDFFTQMTMLELEHDRLRQVFLNNKGIDAIRHAYQSSNNRILFFDYDGTLAPIVPDPAQAIMSEDMKKLLNDIAKRDTVVIVSGRDRNFLGKLFSDLPVHMIAEHGALVKAKDSDEWQLNEGYEENWKDGIRPMMQIYAKRCPGAFVEEKETSLAWHYRTADDKEYASRRAQELLWQLKNYIQPELNLQVIDGNKVVEVKKTAFNKGTATRTFVESGDYDFVLAIGDDTTDEDMFEALPETSFTVKIGDDLSAARNHIRSQDEVFHFLHFMVSSVGE
- a CDS encoding Crp/Fnr family transcriptional regulator gives rise to the protein MEESLKLLESVVRAIYPLDEADWKALSAIWKPFEARRKEIITAAGETERYLYFVTDGVQRIYYLDDQDREATIAFTYRPSFGGIIDSVLMEVPSRYYYETLTPSRFIRTPYSDFRDVAMQRPAIERMLRAGMTQTLSGILERLVEVQCFSSEEKFKNLLKRSPHILQLVPHKYLANYLGIDATNFSKLLNKVRI
- a CDS encoding DinB family protein — its product is MKKVNKNELLQRLDDQVERHIADAVALFQNQSDEFLNRPSATGGWSIAQCLDHLNSYGHYYLPKMRDMMRAAAHSGKPDFTSTRIGAYFTKMMDPETGKRKFKAFKGHIPHSTLDSAEVVAEFVRQQEELLLLLREGTRKDLDAIRIPISILPIIRMKIGDVFQFIVAHNERHMQQAKRNLVPQSIY
- a CDS encoding dipeptidase, with the protein product MFLFDAHLDLSMNAVEWNRDLTQDLYSIREREKHLTDKPDRGKGVVSFPEMRKGNIGLCVATQIGRYIKPDSKIPGWHSQAQAWAITQAQVAWYKAMEEAGEMVQITGLAGLREHLHLWQNAESTEGLPIGYILSLEGADSFVSLRNLETAYGYGLRAIGPAHYGPGVYAYGTDSDAPLTGTGKDLLREMDQLDMILDATHLCDTAFWEAMDLYRGPVWASHNLVRAVTPHNRQFSDDMVKVLLDRGAVIGMAFDAWMMIPGWVRGKSTPENTGLKIEHIVQHIDHICQIAGNAQHVGIGSDLDGAYGKEQSPGDLDSIADLQTIPALLAQRGYSESDIERIMWRNWVDFLEKNWA
- a CDS encoding D-TA family PLP-dependent enzyme, with amino-acid sequence MSWYQLSNPEEVISPSLLFYKSRIESNIRSMVSLAGSKDRLVPHVKTHKCPDVVAMHLSAGITKFKCATIAEAEMVATAGAPWVLIAYQLVGPNINRLFALREQFPDTTFASLIDSEETASVLSEASLARGQRSTVFLDVNNGMNRTGHATDESLLSLYRFVNGLEGLAFGGVHIYDGHIRNPEFSDRKAAADEAYERVLPLLDRIETECGYEPMIIVGGSPSFTVHALRPGVYLSPGTNVLWDWGYGDRFDGQPFEHAALILTRVISKPAAGVITIDLGHKAISAENPIENRLRLLNLSNYTLLSQSEEHGVLEVTSEAWESIRIGDVFYALPYHICPTVALHDFATVIENGNVTGEWKITARSRRITV